TTACCCTCAACATCATTTACGTTAGCAATCCAACCACTGTACCCTGTCAATGAGTGAAGCACCATCATTAAGAACAGGGACTTTAAGTCATATTCACAGGCTGTTAGTTTACCTTCTTCGTTGAGTTTCGCTAGTGCTAAGCATGGAGTTACCCCATGCTTCATTAGGTATGGGAAGCAGTTTAACGCTAGCGCATTATAATTCTTGGCGATGCTCAGTAATGCTGCGTAGACCTTACCTACTTTAATTAACTTATCTAGTGGAACCTCAAAGGCTAACCTATCTAGGACATCATCTATGAATGATTTAGCATCAGTGTGTTTTACATTATTGACCATTTCCTCAAATAGGTTCATGGGTATTGCATCAACCTTAGCGTTAAACTTCTTTTCAAAAGCCTCCCCCACACTTCCCTTCTCATTAACACCCACTAGGGCTACCTTGGATCCCTTAATCCTAAGTATAGACTCTATTGCCTTAACAACCCTGGGAACATCATTAATACTGCTCAAGTGGTAGATGGATGCTGCTACCCCTCTTTCCTCTAACATTGCCCTGGCTGATATGGCTGAGGCTAGGCTATTGTTTAATGGGTGAGAAAGTATCATTGTGTTCTTGATTCCATTAATGTCGACAAACCGTGCAACGGTCCTACTGACTCCCCCTGATAGTATTAATAATACTGGTATTGAGTCACCAACCTTAATGTTACTTACATCATTCTCATCGTAAATCACAGCATCAACATTACTTAATTCACCAATCCTATGCCTATGAAGCTGTGATGCAAAGGCTATAACCATTACTTTTCCCATAGGTTTAAAGTTCAACTGCAATGCTTTTAATACTGACTTCAATCTAACTATTACTCATGAAATACTACTTACTGTCACTTGGAATAGCGTTAATAACGTTAAGTATTGATAAGACTGCTATTATAGCCTCCTCAGTTCTTATTGTTACAAGCCCTTGATTCGGCACGAAGTTTATGAATAATGATGACTT
The sequence above is drawn from the Caldivirga sp. genome and encodes:
- a CDS encoding fucose isomerase, which encodes MVIAFASQLHRHRIGELSNVDAVIYDENDVSNIKVGDSIPVLLILSGGVSRTVARFVDINGIKNTMILSHPLNNSLASAISARAMLEERGVAASIYHLSSINDVPRVVKAIESILRIKGSKVALVGVNEKGSVGEAFEKKFNAKVDAIPMNLFEEMVNNVKHTDAKSFIDDVLDRLAFEVPLDKLIKVGKVYAALLSIAKNYNALALNCFPYLMKHGVTPCLALAKLNEEGKLTACEYDLKSLFLMMVLHSLTGYSGWIANVNDVEGNLVRMSHCTIALNMIKSGKVVTHYESGNPYSISAEINAETVTAVSVSSDFNNVYVFTGLLNKSGNLNLNACRTQAEIKVNFDSSVIPNYAPANHHVVVPGNYVNELEVFLKLLGVNVIKYSSLV